Proteins encoded in a region of the Streptomyces sp. PCS3-D2 genome:
- the mltG gene encoding endolytic transglycosylase MltG — MTEYGRGRGPEPWHPEDPLYGDQGWTGHQTQQGQVPFTGAPQQEYQQEPRYQEQYPQQPQYQQYQQYPEYQQQYAQQEPQQGYAPQQAYAPQQTQHPQYAQQPVQPQQPVYDSQGWDTGQGQYTAAVQTDPYAGADLAQHPSAGYPGETPDLYGTDEAYPPPQPPGRRHLEPEPAEQEEEREDALAVGGDGRDDGDGDADEPSGRRGGRSKGGKPKKRSGTACLIAAVVILGVVGGGGYYGYTYIKARFAPAEDFAGDGVGEVVDVEIPKGAGLGQMGRILKQAGVVASAQAFVDAANANPKGKSIQPGIYPMNKKMSAAAAVALMIDPTKLNVITVTEGMRNTKVYEAIDKKLGKPEGTTKEIALREAKNMGLPAWAGNNPKLMDPLEGFLFPTRYDLSKDSTPESLLKQMVKNASDKYAELGIEAKAKELGLENPLQVVTVASLVNAEGKNHDDFRKMSEVVYNRMKKTNDVTNQKIEFDSTYNYAKNQSEINFNLKEAQAFNNPYNTHFIKGLPVGPIGNPGMDALTATLNPDHGGWMFFVSVDGNTTTFTKTYDEHLKLVAEFQERQRQKNGG, encoded by the coding sequence ATGACTGAGTATGGCCGGGGCCGTGGCCCCGAACCCTGGCACCCTGAGGACCCCTTGTACGGGGACCAGGGGTGGACCGGGCACCAGACCCAGCAGGGCCAGGTGCCGTTCACCGGTGCGCCGCAGCAGGAGTACCAGCAGGAGCCCCGGTACCAGGAGCAGTACCCCCAGCAGCCGCAGTACCAGCAGTACCAGCAGTACCCCGAGTACCAGCAGCAGTACGCACAGCAGGAGCCGCAGCAGGGCTATGCCCCGCAGCAGGCGTACGCCCCGCAGCAGACTCAGCACCCCCAGTACGCGCAGCAGCCCGTGCAGCCCCAGCAGCCCGTGTACGACAGCCAGGGCTGGGACACCGGCCAGGGCCAGTACACGGCCGCGGTGCAGACCGACCCGTACGCGGGCGCGGACCTCGCGCAGCACCCGTCCGCCGGCTACCCGGGGGAGACACCGGACCTCTACGGCACGGACGAGGCCTACCCGCCGCCGCAGCCCCCGGGCCGGCGCCACCTGGAGCCGGAGCCGGCCGAGCAGGAGGAGGAGCGCGAGGACGCGCTTGCGGTCGGTGGCGACGGTCGCGACGACGGGGACGGCGACGCGGACGAGCCCTCGGGTCGCCGCGGCGGCCGTTCGAAGGGCGGCAAGCCCAAGAAGCGCAGCGGCACCGCCTGCCTGATCGCGGCCGTGGTCATCCTCGGCGTGGTCGGCGGTGGAGGCTACTACGGCTACACCTACATCAAGGCGAGGTTCGCCCCCGCCGAGGACTTCGCGGGCGACGGCGTCGGCGAAGTGGTCGACGTCGAGATCCCCAAGGGTGCGGGTCTGGGCCAGATGGGCCGCATCCTCAAGCAGGCCGGCGTCGTCGCCAGCGCCCAGGCGTTCGTCGACGCGGCGAACGCCAACCCCAAGGGCAAGTCCATCCAGCCCGGCATCTACCCGATGAACAAGAAGATGTCGGCCGCGGCCGCCGTCGCGCTGATGATCGACCCCACCAAGCTCAACGTCATCACCGTCACCGAGGGCATGCGCAACACCAAGGTGTACGAGGCGATCGACAAGAAGCTGGGCAAACCGGAGGGCACCACCAAGGAGATCGCCCTGCGCGAGGCCAAGAACATGGGGCTGCCGGCCTGGGCCGGCAACAACCCCAAGCTCATGGACCCGCTCGAGGGCTTCCTGTTCCCGACGCGCTACGACCTCAGCAAGGACAGCACCCCCGAGTCGCTGCTCAAGCAGATGGTCAAGAACGCCTCCGACAAGTACGCGGAGCTGGGCATCGAGGCCAAGGCCAAGGAGCTGGGCCTGGAGAACCCGCTGCAGGTCGTCACGGTGGCCAGCCTCGTCAACGCCGAGGGCAAGAACCACGACGACTTCCGCAAGATGTCCGAAGTCGTCTACAACCGCATGAAGAAGACCAACGACGTCACGAACCAGAAGATCGAGTTCGACTCGACGTACAACTACGCCAAGAACCAGAGCGAGATCAACTTCAACCTCAAGGAAGCGCAGGCGTTCAACAACCCGTACAACACCCACTTCATCAAGGGCCTGCCGGTCGGCCCGATCGGGAACCCGGGCATGGACGCGCTTACCGCTACCCTCAACCCTGACCACGGCGGCTGGATGTTCTTCGTGTCGGTCGACGGCAACACGACGACCTTCACCAAGACCTACGACGAGCACCTCAAGCTGGTCGCCGAGTTCCAGGAACGGCAGAGGCAGAAGAACGGCGGGTAG
- a CDS encoding shikimate dehydrogenase codes for MTRIRAAVLGSPIEHSLSPVLHRAAYQELGLADWSYDRFEVDEAALPDFFSGLGPEWAGLSLTMPLKRAVIPLLDGVSDTAASVEAVNTVVFTEDGRRLGDNTDIPGIVAALHERGVDKVPSAAVLGAGATASSALAALSRICTGEVTAYVRSRARSDEMRQWGERLGVAVRTADWSEAAGALEAPLVIATTPAGATDELAAAVPDAPGTLFDVLYDPWPTPLAAAWSQREGNLLGGLDLLVHQAVLQVQQMTGRSPAPLGVMRRAGLAALSGSS; via the coding sequence ATGACACGGATACGGGCCGCGGTGCTGGGTTCGCCCATCGAGCATTCGCTCTCACCGGTGCTGCACCGTGCCGCGTACCAGGAGCTCGGCCTCGCCGACTGGTCGTACGACCGCTTCGAGGTCGACGAGGCCGCGCTCCCGGACTTCTTCTCCGGGCTCGGCCCCGAGTGGGCCGGGCTGTCGCTGACGATGCCGCTCAAGCGGGCGGTCATCCCGCTGCTGGACGGGGTCAGCGACACGGCGGCCTCCGTCGAGGCGGTCAACACGGTCGTCTTCACCGAGGACGGCCGGCGCCTGGGCGACAACACCGACATCCCCGGCATCGTCGCCGCGCTGCACGAGCGCGGGGTCGACAAGGTGCCCTCGGCCGCCGTCCTCGGTGCCGGGGCCACCGCCTCCTCGGCGCTCGCCGCGCTGTCGCGGATCTGCACCGGCGAGGTCACGGCGTACGTCCGCTCGCGGGCGCGCAGCGACGAGATGCGGCAGTGGGGCGAGCGGCTCGGCGTGGCCGTCCGTACGGCCGACTGGTCCGAGGCGGCCGGTGCGCTGGAGGCGCCCCTGGTCATCGCGACCACCCCGGCCGGCGCCACCGACGAACTGGCCGCCGCGGTCCCGGACGCACCGGGCACCCTCTTCGACGTCCTCTACGACCCCTGGCCCACGCCGCTCGCCGCCGCCTGGTCGCAGCGCGAGGGGAACCTCCTGGGCGGTTTGGACCTGCTGGTGCACCAGGCGGTTCTCCAGGTGCAGCAGATGACCGGCCGCTCCCCGGCGCCGCTCGGGGTGATGCGGCGGGCGGGCCTCGCGGCCCTCTCCGGATCCTCTTGA
- a CDS encoding DUF948 domain-containing protein — translation MSGVEVAGIIVAVFWAILISFLAVALVRLAQVLRATTRLVSEVTDQAVPLLADASSTVRSARTQLDRVDAIASDVQEVTSNASALSSTVATAFGGPLVKVAAFGYGVRKALGKGDAGAADGVPSKAARRTRSGAGGRTVIVGRTVPSARRRKQKD, via the coding sequence GTGTCCGGTGTAGAGGTGGCCGGGATCATCGTGGCCGTCTTCTGGGCCATCCTGATCTCCTTCCTCGCCGTCGCCCTGGTGCGGCTGGCGCAGGTCCTCAGGGCGACCACGAGGCTGGTGTCCGAAGTGACCGACCAGGCCGTACCGCTGCTGGCCGACGCCTCCAGCACCGTCCGCTCCGCGCGCACCCAGCTCGACCGGGTCGACGCGATCGCGAGCGACGTCCAGGAAGTCACCTCCAACGCCTCCGCGCTGTCCTCCACCGTGGCCACCGCCTTCGGCGGACCGCTCGTGAAGGTCGCGGCCTTCGGCTACGGCGTCCGCAAGGCGCTCGGCAAGGGGGACGCCGGGGCCGCGGACGGCGTCCCGTCGAAGGCCGCCCGGCGTACCCGAAGCGGCGCCGGTGGCCGTACTGTGATCGTTGGCCGAACGGTGCCGTCCGCCCGGCGCCGGAAGCAGAAGGACTGA
- a CDS encoding DUF6167 family protein — protein sequence MFRRAFWFTAGAAAGVWATTKVNRQLKKLTPESLAAQAADRAVEAGHRLKDFALDVKAGMTQREDELNDALGLHQDPDRPDNVTALPGPRRLRAIQNHQIDNRPELSYNRNEDH from the coding sequence ATGTTCCGCCGAGCCTTCTGGTTCACCGCCGGCGCCGCCGCCGGCGTGTGGGCCACCACCAAGGTCAACCGCCAGCTCAAGAAGCTGACGCCGGAGAGCCTCGCGGCCCAGGCCGCCGACAGGGCCGTGGAGGCGGGCCACCGCCTCAAGGACTTCGCCCTCGACGTCAAAGCGGGAATGACGCAGCGCGAGGACGAGCTGAACGATGCACTGGGGCTCCACCAGGACCCCGACCGGCCCGACAACGTCACCGCCCTTCCCGGGCCGCGGCGCCTGCGGGCCATCCAGAACCACCAGATCGACAACCGACCAGAGCTGTCGTACAACCGGAATGAGGACCACTGA
- the alaS gene encoding alanine--tRNA ligase, translating to MESAEIRRRWLSFFEERGHAVVPSASLIADDPTLLLVNAGMVPFKPYFLGETKPPAPRATSVQKCVRTPDIEEVGKTTRHGTFFQMCGNFSFGDYFKEGAIKYAWELLTSSVADGGYGLDPEKLWITVYLDDDEAETIWRDVIGVPAERIQRLGKKDNFWSMGVPGPCGPCSEINYDRGPEFGVEGGPAVNDERYVEIWNLVFMQYERGAGDGKEDFPILGDLPSKNIDTGLGLERLAMILQGVQNMYETDTLRVVMDKATELTGVRYGAAKDTDVSMRVVADHMRTSVMLIGDGVTPGNEGRGYVLRRIMRRAIRNMRLMGATGAVVQDLVDVVINTMGQQYPELVTDRKRIETVALAEEAAFLKALKGGTNILDTAVTETKAVGGKVLSGEKAFLLHDTWGFPIDLTLEMAAEQGLSVDEAGFRRLMQEQRDRAKADAKAKKTGHADMSAYREIADGSGATEFTGYATTQGESTIVGLLVNGLSAPAASEGDEVEVVLDRTPFYAEGGGQLADQGRIKLDTGAVIEVRDVQQPVPGVSVHKGSVQVGEVTVGASAYAAIDVKRRRAIARAHSATHLTHQALRDALGPTAAQAGSENSPGRFRFDFGSPNAVPGSVLTDVEQKINDVLSRELEVTAEIMSIDEAKKQGAIAEFGEKYGERVRVVTIGDFSKELCGGTHVGNTAQLGLVKLLGESSIGSGVRRVEALVGVDAYNFLAKEHTVVAQLQELVKGRPEELPEKIATMLGKLKDAEKEIEKFRAEKVLQAAAGLAQNAQDIKGVALVVGQVADGIGADDLRKLVLDVRSRIPGDRPAVVALFTVANDRPLTVIATNEAARERGLKAGDLVRTAAKTLGGGGGGKPDVAQGGGQNPAAVPEAISAVERLVVETV from the coding sequence ATGGAGTCGGCTGAAATCCGCCGCCGCTGGCTGAGCTTCTTCGAGGAGCGCGGTCACGCCGTTGTCCCTTCGGCGTCGCTCATCGCGGACGACCCGACTCTGCTGCTGGTCAACGCGGGCATGGTGCCCTTCAAGCCGTACTTCCTCGGCGAGACCAAGCCCCCGGCCCCCCGGGCCACCAGCGTGCAGAAGTGCGTCCGCACGCCGGACATCGAAGAGGTCGGCAAGACCACCCGCCACGGCACGTTCTTCCAGATGTGCGGCAACTTCTCCTTCGGGGACTACTTCAAGGAAGGCGCCATCAAGTACGCCTGGGAGCTGCTGACCAGCTCCGTGGCGGACGGTGGCTACGGCCTCGATCCCGAGAAGCTCTGGATCACCGTCTACCTCGACGACGACGAGGCCGAGACGATCTGGCGCGACGTGATCGGCGTCCCCGCCGAGCGCATCCAGCGCCTGGGCAAGAAGGACAACTTCTGGTCCATGGGCGTCCCCGGTCCCTGCGGCCCGTGCTCCGAGATCAACTACGACCGCGGCCCGGAGTTCGGCGTCGAGGGCGGCCCCGCGGTCAACGACGAGCGCTACGTGGAGATCTGGAACCTGGTCTTCATGCAGTACGAGCGCGGCGCCGGCGACGGCAAGGAGGACTTCCCGATCCTCGGCGACCTGCCGTCCAAGAACATCGACACCGGTCTCGGCCTCGAACGCCTCGCCATGATCCTGCAGGGCGTGCAGAACATGTACGAGACCGACACCCTGCGCGTGGTCATGGACAAGGCCACCGAGCTGACCGGCGTGCGGTACGGCGCGGCGAAGGACACCGACGTGTCCATGCGCGTCGTCGCCGACCACATGCGCACCTCCGTCATGCTCATCGGCGACGGCGTCACCCCCGGCAACGAGGGCCGCGGCTACGTGCTGCGCCGCATCATGCGCCGCGCCATCCGCAACATGCGCCTCATGGGCGCCACCGGCGCCGTCGTGCAGGACCTCGTGGACGTCGTGATCAACACGATGGGCCAGCAGTACCCGGAGCTCGTCACCGACCGCAAGCGCATCGAGACCGTCGCGCTCGCCGAAGAGGCCGCCTTCCTCAAGGCCCTCAAGGGCGGCACGAACATCCTCGACACCGCCGTCACCGAGACCAAGGCCGTCGGCGGCAAGGTCCTCTCCGGCGAGAAGGCGTTCCTGCTCCACGACACCTGGGGCTTCCCGATCGACCTCACCCTGGAGATGGCCGCCGAACAGGGCCTCTCCGTGGACGAGGCCGGCTTCCGCCGCCTGATGCAGGAGCAGCGCGACCGCGCCAAGGCCGACGCGAAGGCCAAGAAGACAGGCCACGCGGACATGTCCGCCTACCGGGAGATCGCCGACGGCTCCGGCGCCACCGAGTTCACCGGCTACGCCACCACGCAGGGCGAGTCCACCATCGTCGGCCTGCTGGTCAACGGCCTCTCCGCGCCGGCCGCCTCCGAGGGCGACGAGGTCGAGGTCGTCCTCGACCGCACGCCCTTCTACGCCGAGGGCGGCGGCCAGCTCGCCGACCAGGGCCGCATCAAGCTCGACACCGGCGCCGTCATCGAGGTCCGCGACGTCCAGCAGCCGGTCCCGGGTGTCTCCGTGCACAAGGGCTCCGTCCAGGTCGGCGAGGTGACGGTGGGCGCCTCCGCGTACGCCGCCATCGACGTCAAGCGCCGCCGGGCCATCGCCCGCGCCCACTCCGCCACGCACCTGACCCACCAGGCGCTGCGCGACGCGCTGGGCCCGACCGCCGCCCAGGCAGGTTCGGAGAACAGCCCCGGCCGCTTCCGCTTCGACTTCGGCTCCCCGAACGCCGTCCCCGGCTCGGTCCTCACCGACGTCGAGCAGAAGATCAACGACGTGCTCTCGCGCGAGCTCGAAGTGACCGCCGAGATCATGAGCATCGACGAGGCGAAGAAGCAGGGCGCCATCGCCGAGTTCGGCGAGAAGTACGGCGAGCGGGTCCGTGTCGTGACCATCGGCGACTTCTCCAAGGAGCTGTGCGGCGGCACGCACGTCGGCAACACCGCCCAGCTGGGCCTGGTGAAGCTGCTCGGCGAGTCCTCCATCGGCTCCGGTGTGCGTCGTGTCGAGGCCCTTGTCGGCGTGGACGCGTACAACTTCCTCGCCAAGGAGCACACGGTCGTCGCCCAGCTCCAGGAGCTGGTCAAGGGACGTCCGGAGGAGCTGCCGGAGAAGATCGCCACCATGCTCGGCAAGCTGAAGGACGCCGAGAAGGAGATCGAGAAGTTCCGCGCGGAGAAGGTCCTGCAGGCCGCCGCCGGTCTCGCCCAGAACGCCCAGGACATCAAGGGCGTCGCCCTCGTCGTGGGCCAGGTGGCGGACGGCATCGGCGCCGACGACCTGCGCAAGCTGGTCCTCGACGTCCGCAGCCGCATCCCGGGCGACCGTCCGGCCGTCGTGGCCCTCTTCACCGTGGCGAACGACCGCCCGCTGACCGTGATCGCCACCAACGAGGCCGCCCGCGAGCGCGGTCTCAAGGCCGGCGACCTGGTTCGTACGGCCGCCAAGACCCTCGGTGGCGGCGGTGGCGGCAAGCCGGACGTCGCCCAGGGCGGCGGGCAGAACCCGGCCGCGGTCCCGGAGGCCATCAGCGCCGTCGAGCGCCTCGTCGTGGAGACGGTCTGA
- a CDS encoding shikimate kinase: MTAAPLVVLVGPMGSGKSTVGALLAERLGVPYRDTDADIVTAQGRPISDIFVDEGEPYFRRLERQAVEAAVAEHTGVLALGGGAVLDEGTRALLTGLPVAYLSMDVEEAVRRVGLGAARPLLAVNPRRQWRELMEARRPLYTEVARVVVATDDRTPEEVAQAVLDALELKDV, translated from the coding sequence GTGACGGCCGCACCGCTCGTCGTCCTCGTCGGGCCCATGGGCTCCGGCAAGTCCACGGTGGGGGCGCTGCTCGCCGAGCGGCTCGGCGTCCCCTACCGGGACACCGACGCGGACATCGTCACGGCCCAGGGCCGGCCGATCTCCGACATCTTCGTCGACGAGGGCGAGCCGTACTTCCGCCGGCTGGAACGGCAGGCCGTCGAGGCCGCTGTCGCCGAGCACACCGGAGTCCTCGCCCTCGGCGGCGGCGCCGTGCTCGACGAGGGCACCCGCGCACTGCTGACCGGCCTGCCCGTCGCCTATCTGTCGATGGACGTGGAGGAAGCCGTGCGGCGCGTGGGCCTGGGCGCCGCCCGCCCGCTGCTGGCCGTCAACCCGCGCCGCCAGTGGCGCGAGCTGATGGAGGCCAGGCGCCCCCTCTACACCGAAGTCGCACGCGTCGTCGTGGCCACCGACGACCGCACCCCCGAAGAGGTCGCCCAGGCGGTCCTCGACGCTCTGGAGTTGAAGGACGTATGA
- the aroC gene encoding chorismate synthase, with protein MSRLRWLTAGESHGPALVATLEGLPAGVPVTTELVADHLARRRLGYGRGARMKFEQDEITFLGGVRHGLSQGSPIAVMIGNTEWPKWETVMSADPVDPSLLKDTGRNAPLTRPRPGHADLAGMQKYGFDEARPILERASARETAARVALGAVARSFIKEVAGIEIVSHVVELASAKAPYGVLPTPADVDRLDADPVRCLDADASKAMVAEIDQAHKDGDTLGGVVEVLAYGVPVGLGSHVHWDRRLDARLASALMGIQAIKGVEVGDGFELARVPGSKAHDEIVSTPEGLKRTSGRSGGTEGGLTTGELLRVRAAMKPIATVPRALATVDVATGEAAVAHHQRSDVCAVPAAGIVAEAMVALVLADAVVEKFGGDSVPETRRNVQAYLDHLQIR; from the coding sequence TTGAGCAGGTTGCGTTGGCTGACCGCAGGAGAGTCGCACGGACCGGCACTGGTCGCGACGCTGGAGGGTCTTCCCGCCGGCGTCCCGGTCACCACCGAGCTGGTGGCCGATCACCTGGCCCGGCGCCGGCTCGGCTACGGCCGCGGTGCCCGGATGAAGTTCGAGCAGGACGAGATCACCTTCCTCGGCGGCGTCCGCCACGGCCTGTCCCAGGGCTCCCCGATCGCGGTCATGATCGGCAACACGGAGTGGCCCAAGTGGGAGACCGTCATGTCGGCCGACCCGGTCGACCCCTCCCTCCTCAAGGACACCGGCCGCAATGCGCCGCTGACCCGTCCGCGCCCCGGCCACGCCGACCTCGCGGGCATGCAGAAGTACGGCTTCGACGAGGCCCGGCCGATCCTGGAGCGCGCCAGCGCCCGTGAGACCGCCGCGCGCGTCGCCCTCGGCGCCGTCGCCCGCTCCTTCATCAAGGAGGTCGCGGGCATCGAGATCGTCTCCCACGTCGTCGAGCTGGCCTCGGCCAAGGCCCCCTACGGAGTCCTGCCCACTCCCGCCGACGTCGACAGGCTCGACGCCGACCCGGTCCGCTGCCTCGACGCCGACGCCAGCAAGGCGATGGTCGCGGAGATCGACCAGGCCCACAAGGACGGCGACACCCTCGGCGGCGTCGTCGAGGTCCTCGCCTACGGCGTCCCCGTGGGACTCGGCTCGCACGTCCACTGGGACCGCCGGCTCGACGCACGCCTCGCCTCCGCCCTCATGGGCATCCAGGCCATCAAGGGCGTCGAGGTCGGCGACGGCTTCGAGCTCGCCCGCGTGCCCGGCTCGAAGGCGCACGACGAGATCGTCTCCACGCCCGAGGGCCTCAAGCGCACCTCCGGCCGCTCCGGCGGCACCGAGGGCGGTCTGACCACCGGCGAACTGCTGCGCGTCCGCGCCGCGATGAAGCCCATCGCCACCGTCCCGCGCGCGCTGGCGACCGTCGACGTCGCCACCGGCGAGGCCGCCGTGGCCCACCACCAGCGCTCCGACGTGTGCGCCGTGCCGGCCGCAGGCATCGTCGCCGAGGCGATGGTGGCCCTCGTACTGGCCGACGCCGTCGTCGAGAAGTTCGGTGGCGACTCGGTCCCCGAGACCCGCCGCAACGTCCAGGCCTACCTCGACCACCTGCAGATCCGGTGA
- a CDS encoding AAA family ATPase — MRHRPLPRTARGNLPSELSGFIGRGGELAELGGLLEVSRLVTVTGVGGVGKSRLVLAAARSAAEAARSATGAHGTQGAHVPAEERYCDGVWLAELACVRDPALLEVTLAQALGLTDHTTRPPRTVLAAHLADKRLLLVLDGFEQLVDETAALVRELLLRSPGLQVLAAGRRPLEVDGERTFPLAPPDPQEALALLEARAVAADPAFAVTGPDRAALVEVCARLDGIPLALELAAGRLRTLSPAQVLARLEDRFGLLTGGARGGLPRHRALRSAIGWSHELCTPAERLLWARLSVFSGRFDLDAAEYVCAGPDLPAEGVLDLVGALLAQSLLVREETPAGVRFRMLETVRLYGAGWLESLGDAARLRRRHRDWYMGLATWCELDWFSPRQHEVAALVEAELPNLRLALECCLDEPDELYLGQFLAGTLWFYWAGCGRLTEGRHWLDRTLDPTGGQPAEYESSRLKALWVLGYVAALQGDATASMCALYECRDAAARSGNRVAAAYAVHRLGCLALVSDDMARARELLGEALERYRAAGELNSNVLMCQVELGMALAFLGDLPGALALCGDVREICEERGERWTKAYALYVLAYAALEAGGTQEARQLLTESVEINHTFDDLVGLVLALELLALVTVAEGDPTEAAVLQGAAEPMWDGVGLRLFGSGYFNAPRLTCTERAGAALGAERFAACAAEGRALSRDALVVRALRGAARVPGPAARGETPSPRVPRSTAAADQP; from the coding sequence ATGCGACACAGACCCCTTCCACGTACCGCCCGGGGCAATCTTCCCTCGGAGCTGAGCGGGTTCATCGGGCGGGGTGGCGAACTCGCCGAGCTGGGGGGCCTGCTGGAGGTGTCGCGGCTGGTGACCGTGACGGGCGTGGGCGGGGTCGGCAAGTCCCGGCTGGTTCTCGCGGCGGCCCGGTCGGCCGCCGAGGCCGCCCGGTCGGCGACCGGAGCGCACGGTACACAGGGGGCGCACGTTCCGGCGGAGGAACGCTACTGCGACGGCGTCTGGCTGGCCGAGCTGGCCTGCGTACGGGATCCGGCACTGCTGGAGGTGACGCTCGCACAGGCGCTCGGGCTCACCGACCACACGACGCGGCCGCCCCGGACCGTGCTGGCCGCGCACCTGGCCGACAAGCGGTTGCTGCTGGTCCTGGACGGCTTCGAGCAGTTGGTGGACGAGACGGCCGCTCTGGTGCGGGAACTCCTGTTGCGCTCCCCCGGCCTCCAGGTGCTCGCGGCGGGCCGGCGCCCGCTGGAGGTGGACGGGGAGCGGACGTTTCCGCTCGCCCCGCCGGACCCACAGGAGGCGCTCGCGCTGCTGGAGGCGCGGGCGGTCGCCGCCGACCCGGCCTTCGCGGTCACGGGGCCCGACCGGGCGGCGCTCGTGGAGGTGTGCGCCCGCCTCGACGGGATCCCGCTCGCTCTGGAGCTGGCGGCGGGCCGGCTGCGGACGCTGTCCCCGGCCCAGGTGCTCGCCCGACTGGAGGACCGCTTCGGGCTGCTGACGGGCGGTGCGCGCGGAGGGCTCCCCCGGCACCGGGCGCTGCGTTCGGCCATCGGCTGGAGCCACGAGCTGTGCACCCCGGCGGAGCGGCTGCTGTGGGCTCGGCTGTCGGTGTTCTCGGGCCGGTTCGACCTCGACGCCGCCGAGTACGTGTGCGCCGGGCCCGATCTGCCGGCGGAGGGCGTGCTGGACCTGGTGGGCGCGCTCCTCGCGCAGTCCCTGCTGGTCCGGGAGGAGACGCCCGCCGGGGTGCGGTTCCGGATGCTGGAGACCGTACGGCTGTACGGGGCGGGCTGGCTGGAGTCCCTGGGCGACGCGGCGCGGCTGCGGCGGCGGCACCGCGACTGGTACATGGGGCTGGCGACCTGGTGCGAGCTGGACTGGTTCAGCCCGCGCCAGCACGAGGTGGCGGCCCTGGTGGAGGCGGAGCTGCCGAACCTGCGGCTCGCCCTGGAGTGCTGCCTGGACGAGCCGGACGAACTGTACCTGGGCCAGTTCCTGGCCGGCACCCTGTGGTTCTACTGGGCGGGGTGCGGGCGCCTGACCGAGGGCCGGCACTGGCTGGACCGCACCCTGGACCCCACGGGCGGGCAGCCGGCGGAGTATGAGAGCTCCCGGCTGAAGGCCCTGTGGGTGCTGGGCTACGTGGCGGCCCTGCAGGGCGATGCGACGGCCTCGATGTGCGCTCTGTACGAGTGCCGGGACGCGGCGGCGCGCAGCGGGAACCGGGTGGCGGCAGCGTACGCGGTGCACCGGCTGGGCTGTCTGGCGCTCGTCTCGGACGACATGGCCCGGGCCAGGGAGCTGCTGGGTGAGGCGCTGGAGCGATACCGGGCGGCCGGGGAACTCAACAGCAACGTGCTGATGTGCCAGGTCGAGCTGGGGATGGCGCTGGCCTTCCTCGGGGACCTGCCGGGTGCGCTGGCGCTGTGCGGGGACGTCCGGGAGATCTGCGAGGAGCGCGGGGAGCGCTGGACGAAGGCGTACGCCCTCTACGTGTTGGCGTACGCGGCCCTGGAGGCGGGCGGCACGCAGGAGGCCCGGCAGCTGCTGACCGAGAGCGTGGAGATCAACCACACCTTCGACGACCTGGTCGGGCTGGTCCTCGCGCTGGAGCTGCTCGCTCTGGTCACGGTCGCCGAGGGCGATCCGACCGAGGCCGCCGTGCTCCAGGGTGCGGCGGAGCCGATGTGGGACGGGGTGGGGCTGCGGCTGTTCGGCTCGGGGTACTTCAACGCGCCACGGCTGACGTGCACGGAGCGGGCAGGCGCGGCGCTGGGCGCCGAGCGCTTCGCGGCGTGCGCGGCCGAGGGGCGGGCGCTGTCCCGGGACGCGCTGGTGGTGCGGGCGCTGCGCGGGGCGGCACGGGTGCCGGGTCCGGCGGCACGGGGCGAAACGCCGAGCCCGCGGGTCCCGCGCAGCACGGCGGCGGCGGATCAGCCGTAG
- the ruvX gene encoding Holliday junction resolvase RuvX, producing the protein MTLRRGRRLAIDVGDARIGVASCDPDGVLATPVETVPGRDIPFAHRRLRQLVEEYEPLEVVVGLPRSLSGREGPAAAKVRAFANELAKGIKPVTVRLVDERMTTVTAAQGLRASGRNAKKGRSVIDQAAAVVILQNALETERVSGNPPGECVEVVV; encoded by the coding sequence ATGACACTGCGCCGCGGCCGCCGCCTGGCCATCGACGTCGGGGACGCCCGGATCGGGGTCGCTTCCTGCGACCCCGATGGGGTCTTGGCCACACCGGTGGAAACCGTTCCGGGCCGGGACATCCCCTTCGCCCACCGGCGGCTGCGGCAGCTCGTCGAGGAGTACGAGCCCCTCGAAGTCGTGGTCGGCCTGCCCCGCTCGCTCAGCGGGCGGGAGGGGCCGGCCGCGGCCAAGGTGCGGGCCTTCGCGAACGAACTGGCCAAGGGCATCAAGCCGGTGACGGTCCGTCTGGTGGACGAGCGGATGACCACGGTCACCGCCGCCCAGGGGCTGCGCGCCTCCGGAAGGAACGCGAAGAAGGGCAGGTCGGTCATCGACCAGGCGGCCGCTGTGGTGATCCTTCAGAACGCTCTTGAGACCGAACGGGTATCAGGTAATCCGCCTGGTGAGTGCGTCGAAGTGGTTGTCTGA